The following proteins come from a genomic window of Cervus canadensis isolate Bull #8, Minnesota chromosome 3, ASM1932006v1, whole genome shotgun sequence:
- the FZD1 gene encoding frizzled-1, producing MAEEEAPQKSRAAGGGGTSWEVCAGALRTVPAAEGSGDAGSRRRPLADSRRWARRLLLLLWLLEAPLLLGVRAQAAGQGPGPGQQPPPPQQQQSGQQYNGERGISIPDHGYCQPISIPLCTDIAYNQTIMPNLLGHTNQEDAGLEVHQFYPLVKVQCSAELKFFLCSMYAPVCTVLEQALPPCRSLCERARQGCEALMNKFGFQWPDTLKCEKFPVHGAGELCVGQNTSDKGTPTPSLLPEFWTSNPQHGGGGHRGGGFAGGAGASERGKFSCPRALKVPSYLNYHFLGEKDCGAPCEPTKVYGLMYFGPEELRFSRTWIGIWSVLCCASTLFTVLTYLVDMRRFSYPERPIIFLSGCYTAVAVAYIAGFLLEDRVVCNDKFAEDGARTVAQGTKKEGCTILFMMLYFFSMASSIWWVILSLTWFLAAGMKWGHEAIEANSQYFHLAAWAVPAIKTITILALGQVDGDVLSGVCFVGLNNVDALRGFVLAPLFVYLFIGTSFLLAGFVSLFRIRTIMKHDGTKTEKLEKLMVRIGVFSVLYTVPATIVIACYFYEQAFRDQWERSWVAQSCKSYAIPCPHLQAGGAPPHPPMSPDFTVFMIKYLMTLIVGITSGFWIWSGKTLNSWRKFYTRLTNSKQGETTV from the coding sequence ATGGCTGAGGAGGAGGCGCCTCAGAAGTCCCGAGCCGCCGGGGGCGGCGGCACGAGCTGGGAAGTTTGTGCCGGGGCGCTCCGCACTGTACCCGCGGCGGAGGGGAGCGGGGACGCGggcagccgccgccgccccctGGCTGACTCCCGGCGCTGGGCGCGCCGGCTACTACTACTGCTTTGGCTGCTGGAGGCTCCGCTGCTGCTGGGGGTCCGGGCGCAGGCGGCCGGCCAGGGGCCCGGGCCGGGGCAGCAGCCCCCGCCGCCTCAGCAACAGCAGAGCGGGCAGCAGTACAACGGCGAGCGGGGCATCTCTATACCGGACCACGGTTACTGCCAGCCCATTTCCATCCCGCTGTGCACCGACATCGCGTACAATCAGACCATCATGCCCAACCTGCTGGGCCACACGAACCAGGAGGACGCGGGCCTCGAGGTGCACCAGTTCTACCCGCTGGTGAAGGTGCAGTGCTCCGCCGAGCTCAAGTTTTTCCTGTGCTCCATGTACGCGCCCGTGTGCACGGTGCTGGAGCAGGCGCTGCCGCCCTGCCGCTCGCTCTGCGAGCGCGCGCGCCAGGGCTGCGAGGCGCTCATGAACAAGTTCGGCTTCCAGTGGCCCGACACGCTCAAGTGCGAGAAGTTCCCGGTGCACGGCGCCGGCGAGCTGTGCGTGGGCCAGAACACGTCGGACAAGGGCACCCCGACGCCGTCGCTGCTGCCCGAGTTCTGGACTAGCAACCCCCAGCACGGCGGTGGAGGGCACCGGGGCGGCGGCTTCGCGGGGGGCGCCGGCGCGTCGGAGCGAGGCAAGTTCTCGTGCCCGCGCGCCCTCAAGGTGCCCTCCTACCTCAACTACCACTTCCTGGGGGAGAAGGACTGCGGCGCCCCCTGCGAGCCGACCAAGGTGTACGGGCTCATGTACTTCGGGCCGGAGGAGCTGCGCTTCTCCCGCACCTGGATCGGCATCTGGTCGGTGCTGTGCTGCGCCTCCACGCTCTTCACCGTGCTCACCTACCTGGTGGACATGCGGCGCTTCAGCTACCCTGAGCGGCCCATCATCTTCCTGTCGGGCTGCTACACGGCGGTGGCCGTGGCCTACATCGCCGGCTTCCTGCTGGAGGACCGCGTGGTGTGTAACGACAAGTTCGCGGAGGACGGGGCGCGCACCGTGGCGCAGGGCACCAAGAAGGAGGGCTGCACCATCCTCTTCATGATGCTCTACTTCTTTAGCATGGCCAGCTCCATCTGGTGGGTGATCCTGTCGCTCACCTGGTTCCTGGCGGCCGGCATGAAGTGGGGCCACGAAGCTATCGAGGCGAACTCGCAGTATTTTCACCTGGCCGCCTGGGCCGTGCCGGCCATCAAGACCATCACCATTCTGGCGCTGGGCCAGGTGGACGGCGACGTGCTGAGCGGGGTGTGTTTCGTGGGGCTCAACAACGTGGACGCCCTGCGCGGCTTCGTGCTGGCGCCCCTCTTCGTGTACCTGTTCATCGGCACGTCCTTCCTGCTGGCCGGCTTCGTGTCCCTCTTCCGCATCCGCACCATCATGAAGCACGACGGCACCAAGACGGAAAAGCTGGAGAAGCTGATGGTGCGCATCGGCGTCTTCAGCGTGCTCTACACCGTGCCGGCCACCATCGTCATCGCCTGCTACTTCTACGAGCAGGCCTTCCGGGACCAGTGGGAGCGCAGCTGGGTGGCCCAGAGCTGCAAGAGCTACgccatcccctgcccccacctccaggcGGGCGGCGCCCCGCCGCACCCGCCCATGAGCCCCGACTTCACCGTCTTCATGATCAAGTACCTTATGACCCTCATCGTGGGCATCACGTCAGGCTTCTGGATCTGGTCCGGCAAGACCCTCAACTCCTGGAGGAAGTTCTACACGCGGCTTACCAACAGCAAACAGGGGGAGACCACTGTCTGA